A genomic window from Nicotiana sylvestris chromosome 11, ASM39365v2, whole genome shotgun sequence includes:
- the LOC138881250 gene encoding tropomyosin-2-like → MAHSLEAAQLHEDLNEAKDKSAELHDVVTATAKREINNVKAENDKLQSKIVKLRAKLQDQKDSINLKKTYDIYHMKRKTLEEAKEGVENIDDCISKARELETTTLENLCYNPYPHVLVHAIY, encoded by the exons ATGGCCCATAGCCTAGAAGCCGCTCAATTACATGAAGATCTTAACGAGGCAAAGGACAAATCGGCTGAGCTTCATGATGTCGTAACTGCAACGGCCAAGCGTGA GATCAACAATGTAAAGGCTGAAAATGATAAGCTCCAATCAAAAATTGTGAAGCTCCGAGCTAAACTCCAAGACCAGAAAGATTCTATCAATCTAAAGAAAACCTATGACATTTATCACATGAAGAGGAAAACCTTGGAGGAGGCCAAAGAAGGCGTTGAAAATATTGATGATTGCATTTCCAAAGCTCGTGAATTGGAGACAACTACTCTCGAGAAcctctgttacaacccatatccacatgtgttagttcatgccatatattag